One region of Tamandua tetradactyla isolate mTamTet1 chromosome 6, mTamTet1.pri, whole genome shotgun sequence genomic DNA includes:
- the MPRIP gene encoding myosin phosphatase Rho-interacting protein isoform X6: MVAGCSWLQMGLTSTTQCIGLGSGSGGSSSCTSMASCATPWMRWWLEMLMVYPRTNKQNQKKKRKVEPPTPQGPGPAKVAVTSSSSIPSAEKVPPTKSTLWQEEVRAKDQPEGGSLSPVQSPGQGPSPTSSSGEPGLERKEEASAMTSDRMDCGRKVRVESGYFSLEKTKQDLKAEEQQLPPPLSPPSPSTPSSRYSYSESPCQALGRPLPPPGPRASSQMVCSISLHSLDAADQPPAPVDSSPGGRGAERQGRTPALRTSRQYAALADVPKAIRISHREAFQAERRRLERRTRARSPGREEVARLFGSERRRSQVIEKFEVLDSERAEHMETNPPAGPETASDGRQGRSEQRAFPRRRDFTAEASTASLLDTVASPLSPHRRAKSLDRRSSEPSMTPDLLNFKKGWLTKQYEDGQWKKHWFVLADQSLRYYRDSVAEEAADLDGEIDLSTCCEVTEHPVQRNYGFQIHTKEGAFTLSAMTSGIRRNWIQTVRKHVHPAAAPDVTSSLPEEKNKSSSSLESSPRPREVQEAGPGEADGEQRRSRARERRREGRSKTFDWAELRPAQQALARERAGSGLGHPEPEPGELERERARRREERRKRFGVLDTPDGPSAEDAGLRMDVDRGPGPQVAVDFKAPSVHVEIEQRWHQVETTPLREEKQVPIAPLRLPCEDGGERLSTHALTGLLEKELEQSQKEASDLLEQNRLLRDQLRVALGREQSAREGYVLQTEVAASPSGAWQRLHKVNQDLQSELEAQCQRQELVGHQIQALKRSYGEAKDVIRHHEAEIQGLQARLGSAAAELAVKEQALTKLRSDLQLEKDKVREQLEEWQHSEATLSCQLKASEQQLQGAEARLLEKTQELRGLEVQQALQRDRQKEVQRLQERIADLSRQLGASEQAQQLMEEKLQQNYGLLLESCEREKQMLLQKLRALEDKASAYEDQLQGHEQQVEALQKEKLSAKLEGSEMARQLEEQLEEKEASIRKLAEHVQSLQDERDLTRQRVQELTEHVTASDGDLAELREKLRGREADCQRLERAYREVSGQLRSMRSRLREREDELARIREVHRTVLGRRDQDLHEALVKVAALGSSLEETEVKLQAKEEVLRKLASEPSKDMEEPRAALDAEEEGIAQAGQQPQAVGSPLGFPHPRLEDEDPGPVLGEECGEGSPSQGAGAAPPKSGEVPDKEGLPHNAARPDQGVPGVKRQRIRFSTIQCQRYILPDGSEKTWTSSTSSDTSQDRSLSEESMSSEPTPSTLPGASDSETYLSIIHSLETKLYVTEEKLKDVTMKLEGQQGQSQEALATLHRQWAGTEAQLREQLRASLVQVSTLASQLEQERWERTRTARNHLGELKDFQLKNNQALTCLESCREQLSTLLRPGQEKEPGACEVSLATMESLLVGAMRVLQSPPAPADSPTWVELEEGLSVDEGAPPSQQQPALTEQEQLKLLSEQMALEASLINHIADSLKNTTSDVSRVLREISQSGKLPLESETAVAHPGAAASALAKKLLVDNEFWSQVEALSKHLGSLGGEAAGMPESGQPGLPQALVPALADAALIRAELGFVAQSARESLHWRLRNIQENLQGTKTALEQHKRVLGELLGASQTPDFQRGTQQVLEALRLPAGVVQGVQPPQDMSPGPDGSPAPSGLPDRSPGALAAVQEELARQLKEKAGLLGEISVALASLPPGEPASDCQKLLRASHRLSCSTCSGGLGRYSSLLVQDAIAQAQVCYTACRVRLEHDAELRLLQDPWRGQDASCGEHAQALDALREEYDVLLRKQKSECLQVIAVIERENAELKARVAQLGQQQKQLEEVESRHSESIFALQGRYEEEIRCVVEQLSRTESTLQAERSQVLCQLDASVRDRQDMERWHVAQMQTLEDKFQLKVKELQMVHEEELRAFREHYSQNLQCLQETLRCYQGEHPEAQPPASAQPAGQPSDPTQGSDPTMGLQERIQELEAQTLVMREELELRGLEGSVATLREKYQKDFENLKATCERGFAAMEETHQKKIEDLQRQHQRELEKLREEKDRLLAEETAATISAIEAMKSAHREELERELEKTQRSQSSSLNSDIEALRRQHLEELQSVQRELEVLSEQYSQKCLENAHLAQALEAERQALRQCQRENQELSAHNQELNHRLAAEITRLQTLLTGDGGGEAAGSPLTQGKDAYELEVLLRVKESEIQYLKQETSSLKDELQTALRDKKYASDKYKDIYTELSIVKAKADCDISRLKEQLKAATEALGEKSPENTTMPGYDIMKSKSNPDFLKKDRSCVSRQLRNVRSKVNRGQWDVWACGSAPERVSSLECPSPSAALTCTPSWDKPV; encoded by the exons GTGGCTAGAGATGCTTATGGTCTATCCCAGGACCAACAAGCAGAACCAGAAGAAGAAACGGAAAGTGGAGCCTCCCACACCGCAG GGCCCGGGGCCTGCCAAGGTGGCCgtcaccagcagcagcagcatccccAGTGCCGAGAAAGTGCCCCCCACCAAGTCCACGCTCTGGCAGGAGGAGGTGCGGGCCAAGGACCAGCCTGAGGGGGGCAGTCTGAGCCCAGTGCAGAGCCCAGGCCAGGGCCCATCGCCCACTAGCTCCTCCGGGGAGCCTGGGCTAGAGCGCAAAGAAG AGGCGAGCGCCATGACTAGTGATCGCATGGACTGTGGCCGCAAAGTGCGGGTGGAGAGTGGCTACTTCTCTCTGGAGAAGACAAAGCAGGACTTGAAGGCTGAGGAGCAGCAGCTGCCCCCACCGCTGTCCCCACCCAGCCCCAGCACTCCCAGCTCCAGGTACAGTTACTCCGAGTCACCCTGCCAGGCGCTTGGCCGTCCCCTTCCTCCCCCAGGTCCTCGAGCCTCCAGCCAAATGGTCTGCAGCATCTCCCTCCACTCCCTGGACGCAGCTGACCAACCCCCCGCTCCTGTGGACTCCAGCCCTGGGGGGCGGGGAGCAGAGAGACAGGGGCGCACGCCTGCCCTTAGAACCAGCAGGCAGTATGCCGCCCTGGCCGACGTCCCGAAGGCCATCAGGATCAGCCACCGAGAGGCCTTCCAGGCAGAGAGGCGGCGGCTGGAGCGCAGGACTCGGGCCCGCAGCCCTGGCAGGGAGGAGGTGGCCCGGCTGTTTGGCAGTGAGCGGAG GAGGTCCCAAGTCATTGAGAAGTTCGAGGTGCTGGACAGCGAGCGAGCAGAGCACATGGAGACCAACCCGCCGGCAGGGCCCGAGACGGCAAGCGACGGCCGCCAGGGCCGCAGTGAGCAGAGGGCCTTCCCCCGCAGGCGG GACTTCACTGCCGAGGCCAGCACAGCCTCTCTCCTGGACACTGTGGCCTCCCCCCTGTCTCCGCACCGAAGAGCCAAATCACTGGACAGGAGGTCCTCGGAGCCCTCCATGACG cCCGACCTGCTGAATTTCAAGAAAGGCTGGCTGACCAAGCAGTACGAGGATGGCCAG tGGAAGAAACACTGGTTTGTCCTGGCAGATCAAAGCTTGAGATACTATCGGGACTCTGTGGCTGAGGAG GCAGCCGACCTGGATGGGGAGATCGACCTGTCCACCTGCTGCGAGGTCACCGAGCACCCGGTGCAGAGAAACTACGGCTTCCAGATCCAT ACGAAGGAGGGCGCGTTCACCCTCTCGGCCATGACGTCCGGGATCCGGCGGAACTGGATCCAGACCGTCAGGAAGCACGTCCACCCCGCCGCTGCCCCCGACGTGACCAG CTCCTTGCCGGAGGAGAAGAACAAGAGCAGCTCCTCCCTGGAGAGCAGTCCGAGGCCGAGAGAGGTGCAGGAGGCCGGCCCCGGGGAGGCGGACGGCGAGCAGAGGAGGAGCCGCGCCCGGGAGCGGAGGCGGGAGGGCCGCTCCAAGACCTTCGACTGGGCCGAGCTCCGCCCCGCACAGCAGGCCCTGGCCCGGGAGCGTGCGGGGTCCGGGCTGGGGCACCCTGAGCCCGAGCCCGGAGAGCTGGAGCGTGAACGGGCGCGGCGGCGGGAGGAGCGCCGCAAACGCTTCGGGGTGCTCGACACACCCGACGGGCCAAGTGCGGAGGACGCGGGCCTGCGGATGGACGTGGACCGGGGCCCCGGCCCACAGGTGGCCGTGGACTTCAAGGCGCCGAGCGTCCATGTGGAGATCGAGCAGCGGTGGCACCAGGTGGAGACCACGCCTCTGCGGGAGGAGAAGCAGGTGCCCATTGCCCCCCTGCGTCTGCCCTGCGAGGACGGGGGCGAGCGGCTCTCCACCCACGCGCTGACTGGCCTGCTGGAGAAGGAG CTGGAGCAGAGCCAGAAGGAGGCCTCCGACCTTCTGGAGCAGAACCGGCTGCTCCGGGACCAGCTGCGCGTGGCTCTGGGCCGTGAGCAGAGCGCTCGGGAGGGCTATGTGCTGCAG ACTGAAGTGGCTGCCTCCCCGTCGGGTGCCTGGCAGAGGCTCCATAAAGTCAACCAGGACCTCCAGAGTGAGCTCGAAGCCCAGTGCCAACGCCAGGAGCTGGTCGGGCACCAGATCCAGGCCCTGAAGCGCAGCTACGGGGAGGCCAAGGACGTGATCCGCCACCACGAAGCTGAGATCCAGGGCCTGCAGGCTCGGCTTGGCAGTGCCGCCGCCGAGCTCGCTGTCAAGGAGCAGGCTCTGACCAAGCTCAGGAGCGACCTGCAGCTGGAGAAGGACAAGGTCCGTGAGCAGCTGGAGGAGTGGCAGCACAGCGAGGCCACACTGAGCTGCCAGCTGAAGGCCAGCGAGCAGCAGCTCCAGGGCGCCGAGGCCCGGCTGCTGGAGAAGACGCAGGAGCTGCGGGGCCTGGAGGTGCAGCAGGCGCTGCAGAGGGACCGGCAGAAGGAGGTGCAGAGGCTGCAGGAGCGCATTGCCGACCTCAGCCGGCAGCTTGGTGCCAGCGAGCAGGCGCAGCAGCTGATGGAGGAGAAGCTGCAGCAGAACTATGGGCTGCTGCTGGAGAGCTGCGAGAGGGAGAAGCAGATGCTGCTGCAGAAGCTGCGGGCGCTGGAGGACAAGGCCAGCGCCTATGAGGACCAGCTGCAGGGTCACGAGCAGCAGGTGGAGGCCCTCCAAAAAGAGAAGCTGAGCGCTAAGCTTGAGGGCAGCGAGATGGCGCGCCAGCTGGAGGAGCAGCTGGAGGAGAAGGAGGCCAGCATCCGGAAGCTCGCTGAGCATGTCCAGAGCCTCCAGGACGAGCGGGACCTGACCAGGCAGCGGGTTCAAGAGCTGACAGAGCACGTCACCGCCTCCGACGGGGACCTGGCTGAGCTTCGGGAGAAGCTGAGGGGGCGGGAGGCAGACTGCCAGCGTTTGGAGCGCGCTTACAGGGAGGTGTCAGGCCAGCTGCGTAGCATGCGTTCCCGGCTCCGGGAGAGGGAGGACGAGCTGGCCCGCATCAGGGAGGTGCACAGGACGGTGCTGGGACGGAGGGACCAGGACCTCCACGAGGCTCTGGTTAAAGTGGCTGCCCTGGGCAGCAGCTTGGAGGAGACGGAGGTGAAGCTCCAGGCAAAGGAAGAGGTTTTGAGGAAATTAGCAAGTGAGCCTTCAAAGGACATGGAGGAGCCTCGTGCTGCCCTCGACGCAGAAGAGGAGGGCATTGCACAGGCGGGCCAGCAGCCCCAAGCTGTGGGGAGCCCCCTGGGCTTCCCACATCCCAGGCTCGAGGACGAGGACCCAGGGCCTGTCCTTGGGGAGGAATGCGGGGAAGGCAGTCCCAGTCAGGGAGCTGGTGCTGCACCCCCAAAGTCAGGAGAGGTGCCCGACAAGGAGGGGCTCCCACATAATGCAGCCAGACCGGACCAGGGAGTCCCTGGTGTGAAAAGACAAAGAATCCGCTTCTCCACTATCCAGTGCCAAAGGTACATCCTCCCCGATGGGTCCGAGAAGACGTGGACCAGCAGCACGTCTTCCGACACAAGTCAGGACCGGTCCCTTTCGGAGGAGAGCATGTCTTCGGAGCCCACCCCCAGCACGCTCCCTGGAGCCAGCGATTCAGAGACGTACCTCTCCATCATACACTCCCTGGAGACCAAGCTCTATGTCACTGAGGAGAAGCTCAAGGATGTGACGATGAAGCTGGAGGGTCAGCAGGGTCAGAGCCAGGAGGCCCTGGCCACGCTGCACCGCCAGTGGGCTGGCACTGAGGCACAGCTCCGCGAGCAGCTGCGGGCCAGTCTGGTCCAGGTCAGCACCCTGGCCTCCCAGCTAGAGCAAGAGAGATGGGAGAGGACGCGGACAGCCAGAAATCACCTTGGGGAACTCAAGGACTTCCAGCTAAAAAACAACCAGGCCCTAACCTGCTTAGAAAGCTGCCGAGAACAGCTGAGCACTCTGCTTCGGCCTGGCCAGGAAAAAGAGCCAGGAGCCTGCGAGGTCTCTCTGGCCACCATGGAGAGCTTACTTGTGGGCGCCATGCGGGTTCTGCAGTCCCCGCCAGCTCCCGCGGATAGCCCCACCTGGGTCGAACTCGAGGAGGGGCTTTCCGTAGATGAGGGGGCACCGCCTTCCCAGCAGCAGCCTGCGCTGACCGAGCAGGAGCAGCTGAAGCTCCTGTCTGAGCAGATGGCTCTGGAAGCTTCGTTGATAAATCACATCGCTGACTCTTTGAAAAATACAACATCTGATGTGTCTCGTGTCCTCCGCGAGATTTCTCAGTCAGGAAAGTTGCCGCTGGAGTCCGAGACTGCCGTGGCTCATCCTGGGGCTGCAGCCAGTGCCTTGGCCAAGAAGTTGCTGGTGGATAATGAGTTCTGGAGTCAGGTTGAGGCTTTAAGTAAGCACTTGGGCTCACTGGGAGGGGAGGCGGCCGGCATGCCCGAGTCAGGGCAGCCAGGACTCCCACAAGCCCTGGTCCCTGCCCTGGCAGACGCTGCGCTGATCAGGGCAGAGCTCGGCTTTGTCGCCCAGTCGGCGAGGGAGTCACTTCACTGGAGATTAAGGAACATTCAGGAAAACCTCCAGGGGACCAAGACAGCCCTCGAGCAGCACAAACGCGTGCTGGGGGAGCTCTTGGGAGCCTCCCAGACCCCAGATTTCCAGAGAGGGACTCAGCAGGTATTAGAAGCCCTCCGGCTCCCGGCGGGTGTTGTGCAAGGCGTGCAGCCACCCCAGGACATGAGCCCAGGCCCGGACGGCTCCCCAGCCCCCTCGGGCTTGCCTGACCGCAGCCCTGGGGCCCTTGCTGCTGTGCAAGAGGAACTTGCCCGGCAGCTGAAAGAGAAGGCCGGCCTTCTGGGCGAGATCTCTGTTGCTCTGGCCTCGCTCCCTCCTGGGGAGCCGGCTTCTGACTGCCAGAAGCTTCTCCGGGCGTCACACCGTCTTTCCTGTAGCACCTGCTCGGGAGGCCTCGGCCGGTATTCTTCCTTGTTAGTCCAGGACGCGATTGCTCAGGCCCAGGTGTGTTACACGGCCTGCAGGGTCCGGCTGGAGCACGACGCAGAGCTGCGGCTCCTCCAGGACCCCTGGCGGGGCCAGGACGCCTCGTGTGGGGAGCATGCGCAGGCTCTGGACGCCCTGCGGGAGGAGTATGACGTCCTGCTCCGGAAGCAGAAGAGTGAGTGCCTGCAAGTGATTGCTGTCATCGAGAGGGAGAACGCAGAGCTCAAGGCCAGGGTCGCACAGCTGGGCCAGCAGCAGAAGCAGCTGGAAGAGGTGGAGAGCAGGCACAGCGAGAGCATTTTCGCCCTGCAGGGGAGGTACGAGGAGGAGATCAGGTGTGTGGTGGAGCAGCTAAGCCGCACGGAGAGCACGCTGCAGGCTGAGCGGAGCCAGGTGCTCTGCCAGCTGGACGCGTCCGTCAGGGACAGGCAGGACATGGAGAGGTGGCACGTGGCGCAGATGCAGACGCTGGAGGACAAGTTCCAGCTCAAGGTGAAGGAGCTGCAGATGGTCCACGAGGAGGAGCTGAGGGCCTTCCGGGAGCACTATTCCCAGAACCTGCAGTGCCTGCAGGAGACCCTCCGCTGCTACCAGGGGGAGCACCCGGAAGCCCAGCCACCTGCCTCTGCCCAGCCTGCCGGGCAGCCCAGTGACCCTACACAGGGGTCTGACCCCACGATGGGGCTGCAGGAGCGCATCCAGGAGCTGGAGGCCCAAACCCTGGTCATGCGCGAGGAGCTGGAGCTCAGGggcctggagggcagtgtggccaCGCTGCGGGAGAAGTATCAAAAGGACTTTGAGAATCTCAAG GCCACGTGTGAGCGAGGGTTTGCAGCGATGGAGGAGACCCACCAGAAGAAGATAGAGGACCTGCAGAGGCAGCACCAGCGGGAGCTGGAGAAACTGCGCGAGGAGAAGGACCGCCTGTTGGCTGAGGAGACAGCAGCCACCATCTCAG CCATCGAGGCCATGAAGAGCGCCCACCGCGAGGAGTTGGAGCGGGAGCTGGAGAAGACTCAGCGCTCCCAGAGCAGCAGCCTCAACTCGGACATCGAGGCCCTGAGGCGGCAGCACCT GGAGGAGCTGCAGTCGGTGCAGCGGGAGCTGGAGGTGCTGTCGGAGCAGTACTCGCAGAAGTGCCTGGAGAACGCCCACCTGGCCCAGGCGCTGGAGGCCGAGCGCCAGGCCCTGAGGCAGTGCCAGCGTGAGAACCAGGAGCTCAGCGCCCACAACCAG GAGTTAAATCACCGCCTGGCTGCGGAGATCACCCGGCTGCAGACCCTGCTGACCGGGGACGGTGGTGGGGAGGCTGCTGGCTCTCCACTCACGCAGGGCAAGGACGCCTACGAGCTCGAG GTCTTATTGCGGGTCAAGGAGTCGGAAATCCAGTACCTGAAGCAGGAGACGAGCTCCCTCAAGGATGAACTGCAGACGGCCCTGCGG GACAAGAAGTATGCCAGTGACAAGTACAAAGACATCTACACGGAGCTTAGCATCGTGAAGGCAAAGGCAGACTGTGAcatcagcaggttgaaagagcAGCTTAAAGCAGCTACAGAAGCACTGGGCGAAAAGTCCCCTGAAAACACCACCATGCCAGGATACG